In the Loxodonta africana isolate mLoxAfr1 chromosome 1, mLoxAfr1.hap2, whole genome shotgun sequence genome, one interval contains:
- the OARD1 gene encoding ADP-ribose glycohydrolase OARD1 → MAGSPNEDSEGSRITYIKGDLFACPKTDSLAHCISEDCRMGAGIAVLFKKKFGGVQELLSQQKKSGEVAVLKRDGRYIYYLITKKRASHKPTYENLQKSLEAMKSHCLENGVTDLSMPRIGCGLDRLQWENVSTMIEEVFEATDIKITVYTL, encoded by the exons ATGGCTGGCAGTCCTAATGAAGATTCAGAAGGAAGCAGA ATCACATACATAAAAGGAGACCTTTTTGCATGCCCTAAAACAGACTCTTTAGCGCACTGCATCAGTGAGGATTGTCGTATGGGCGCTGGGATAGCTGTCCTCTTCAAGAAGAAATTTGGAGGGGTGCAGGAACTGTTAAGTCAAC AAAAGAAATCTGGAGAAGTGGCTGTTCTGAAGAGAGATGGGCGGTATATATATTACTTG attacAAAGAAAAGGGCTTCGCACAAACCAACTTATGAAAACTTACAGAAGAGTTTAGAGGCCATGAAATCCCACTGTCTGGAGAATGGAGTCACCGACCTCTCCATGCCCAG GATTGGATGTGGTCTTGATCGCCTGCAATGGGAGAATGTATCCACAATGATTGAGGAGGTATTTGAGGCAACAGACATCAAAATTACTGTATATACACTCTGA